Proteins found in one Phocoena sinus isolate mPhoSin1 chromosome 19, mPhoSin1.pri, whole genome shotgun sequence genomic segment:
- the FAM83E gene encoding protein FAM83E: protein MAASQLAALGGTESGAGQLPLTEATPSFLYSEGQRLALEALLSQGAEAFEACVQREGLRPFLSGDELRGLVAAAEDWTAAKQEPSRAAEGATATDGDLGSLTYWPGQSEEPVPMLRLGWPEDSAWKGITRAQLYTQPPGEGQPSLKELVHQEIQAAHKLVAVVMDIFTDPDLLSDLVDAATRRWVPVYLLLDHQQLPAFLILAQQLGVNPWATENLDIRVVRGCSFQSRWCRQVSGNVREKFVLLDGERVISGSYSFTWSDSRLHRGLVTLLTGEIADAFSREFRTLYAASWPLPPAPTRGPFVRALGGWQLAYSPHRVARHCSVAPLSPPAPPDGSLAQRLAACRVSEGYRLETLAKQGPALSDILRSVQRARTPSGPLARPSRSLWDLSRLAQLSGSSDGDNELKKSWGSKDTPAKALMRQRGAGGAPGGEADSGPLAPSQPWGGPLPLIPARRLHYPSPTRRWFGEDAASKLPEPRGIRQPDRATQPGLRGRR from the exons ATGGCAGCCTCCCAGCTGGCAGCACTGGGAGGAACAGAGTCAGGGGCCGGGCAGCTGCCCCTGACCGAGGCCACTCCCAGCTTCCTGTATTCTGAGGGCCAGAGGCTGGCGCTGGAGGCTCTGCTGAGCCAGGGTGCAGAGGCGTTTGAGGCCTGCGTGCAGCGCGAGGGGCTGCGGCCCTTCCTGAGTGGAGATGAGCTCCGGGGCCTGGTGGCGGCGGCTGAGGACTGGACAGCAGCAAAGCAGGAGCCTAGCAGGGCAGCAGAGGGAGCCACTGCCACCGATGGGGACTTGGGCAGCCTGACCTACTGGCCTGGACAGTCAGAGGAGCCGGTGCCCATGTTGCGGCTGGGCTGGCCGGAGGACTCAGCCTGGAAGGGTATCACCCGGGCGCAGCTGTACACCCAGCCACCTGGCGAGGGCCAACCGTCCCTCAAGGAGCTGGTGCACCAGGAAATCCAGGCCGCCCACAAG ctGGTGGCCGTGGTCATGGACATCTTCACTGACCCAGACCTGCTTTCGGACCTGGTGGATGCTGCCACTCGCCGCTGGGTGCCCGTCTACCTGCTCCTAGACCATCAGCAGCTGCCTGCCTTCCTGATTCTGGCCCAGCAACTGGGGGTGAACCCCTGGGCCACTGAG aacCTGGACATCCGAGTCGTGCGGGGCTGCAGTTTCCAGAGCCGTTGGTGTCGGCAGGTGAGCGGCAACGTGCGGGAAAAGTTTGTGCTGCTGGACGGCGAGAGGGTCATCTCAGGATCCTACAG CTTCACATGGAGTGACTCACGCCTGCACCGTGGTCTGGTGACCCTGCTGACCGGTGAGATCGCCGATGCCTTCAGCCGAGAGTTCCGGACACTCTATGCGGCCTCCTGGCCGCTCCCGCCCGCGCCCACCCGGGGTCCCTTTGTGAGAGCCCTGGGGGGGTGGCAGCTGGCCTACAGCCCGCATCGCGTGGCCCGCCACTGCTCCGTGGCCCCCCTGTCGCCGCCAGCACCGCCTGATGGCTCGCTGGCCCAACGCCTGGCCGCCTGCCGAGTCTCCGAGGGGTACAGGCTGGAGACCCTGGCCAAGCAAGGGCCAGCTCTTAGCGACATCCTGAGGAGTGTACAGCGTGCCCGGACCCCCAGTGGCCCCCTGgcccggcccagccgctccctaTGGGACCTGAGCCGCCTGGCCCAGCTGTCAGGCTCTAGTGACGGTGACAATGAG CTCAAGAAGTCCTGGGGCTCCAAGGACACCCCAGCCAAGGCTCTGATGAGGCAGCGGGGCGCTGGAGGGGCCCCCGGTGGTGAGGCGGACTCCGGTCCGCTGGCCCCGTCCCAGCCCTGGGGTGGCCCCTTGCCTCTCATCCCTGCTCGCCGCCTCCACTATCCGTCCCCGACCCGAAGGTGGTTTGGTGAAGATGCTGCCTCCAAACTCCCAGAACCCAGAGGCATCCGGCAGCCAGACCGGGCCACCCAGCCAGGACTCAGGGGGCGTCGCTGA
- the SPACA4 gene encoding sperm acrosome membrane-associated protein 4: protein MVLGWLLLLVMALPPGTTGTKDCVFCELTDSTICPGMHMRCGDDEDCFTGHGVAPGVSPITNKGCVPATSCGREEPVSYMGVTYSLTTDCCTGHLCNGAPHPTGGRMARATTGLALGALQLLQHLL, encoded by the coding sequence ATGGTCCTCGGCTGGTTGCTGCTTCTGGTGATGGCTCTGCCCCCAGGCACGACGGGCACCAAGGACTGCGTCTTCTGTGAGCTGACCGACTCCACGATCTGTCCCGGCATGCACATGCGCTGCGGCGATGACGAGGACTGCTTCACAGGCCATGGGGTGGCCCCCGGCGTCAGCCCCATCACCAACAAAGGCTGCGTGCCGGCCACCTCGTGTGGCCGCGAGGAGCCCGTCAGCTACATGGGCGTCACCTACAGCCTCACCACCGACTGCTGCACCGGCCACCTGTGTAACGGGGCCCCCCACCCCACAGGCGGCCGGATGGCACGGGCCACCACCGGCCTGGCGCTGGGCGCGCTGCAATTGCTCCAACATTTGCTGTGA